In Fibrobacter sp. UWB10, the genomic window ATAGAACAACCAGGAAGCGACACCGGCGCCAATCAGCACGAGGGTTGCAATCCAAGCGACACCCTTGTAAAGCTTGTATTCCTGCAGGATTTCCATCTTGTTGGCCTGAGCAGAAGCACGAAGCTTGCGGGAGTAACGGTAAATCATATGGAGGAAAGCGAGAGCGAAGAAGGCAAGCACCCAGCAGAGAATGGCAAGAGAGCCACCCATATGAGCCTGGATGGTTTCGGTCGTCACAAACGGAACCGAGTAGCCGCCCAAGAAGAGCGTTGCAACCAAAAGGCTGCTGATGCAAATGTGGGAGTATTCACCCATGTAGAACAGACCGAACTGCATAGCACCATATTCAGTATGGTAACCGGCAACGAGTTCAGGTTCACCTTCGGCGACGTCGAACGGAGCGCGGCCCGTTTCAGCAATCGTTGCAATCAAGAAGCAGAAGAAGGCCACCGGCTGGGCGACAATGCCCCACACGTGGTGTTCCTGCCAGCTCACGATATCGGTGAGGCTGAAGGAGCCCGCGAGCACCAAGAGCCCCATCATCGAAAGGCCCTGGCAGACTTCGTAGCTAATCGTCATTGCAGTCGTACGCAAAGAACCGAGGTAGCTGTACTTGGAACGGGAGCTAAGACCGGCAAGCACGGCACCGTAGGCAGAAAGCGAACTGAAACCGAACAGGAGCAGAATACCCACTTCGGAATCAAGAATCGGACCTGCAATGCGGACAACCTTGTCGCCCCATTCAAAGACCATCGGGCCAAACCAAGGAATCACGCAAGGGCTAAGGAACACGATTGCAAACGGAATGGCAGGAGCCACATAGTAAAGGAACTTCTTGGAACCCTTCGGCGCAAACATTTCCTTGAAGAAAAGCTTGGTACCGTCGCACATGTTCTGCACATAGCCAAACAGGCGAACCTTACCGAAGAACGGAACCTTAATGTAAGAGCGGTTCGGACCCTGACGGTCCTGCATAAAGCCCGCACCACGGCGTTCCATAGGAATCAACAACAGGATGTACAGGACAGGCACAAAGCAGAAGCCGAACTTCGCGATGGTAATGACCCATTCCACCCAGGTTTTGGATTCGATGATATCCATTAGGCGTTACCTCCTTCGAGCAACTTGCCTGTATTCTTGATGGTATCGTAAGAAAGTCCTGCAAGCACGCTTGCGTACTCACCCGCCTTCTTAAAGGCATCGAATGCGGTTTCGAACTTGCTTCCGGCAAGTTCAGAAAGCACTTCATAAGCCGGGCGAAGTTTTTCGTCGGGGCATACCGGGCAAGCGGAGAGTTTCTGCAGAATGTTCAAGCTATTCACCATGGTACCCTGAATTTCGCTCCAGTGGCGGATACCGAAGGCAAGCGTAGCCTTGTTTGCAGTCGCATCGTTGAACGGAGTGAAAGCGATGCGGGTCGGAATCTTTTCGAGGGCAGAAGCAGCAGCGCCACCTTCGCCAAAGACATCGTTATTCACAGTGACAAGCACCTTGAATTCGGAAGCACGCTTCACGAGGTCTTCAAGATTATTGTCGGCAATACCGAGCAGCTTGAAACCAGCGCGGTTTGCAAGCGGGTCGCCACTCATGGCGATACCGTCGGGGGCACCGACCTTCTTGAAGGTCCCGCCGAAAAGTTCGGCGGAGTCGCCCAAGCTTTCCTTGAGCATGCGGAGTGCTGCGAGATCTTCGTTCGTGCAAGAGCCACCAGCGACAAGGGCGATCTTGCCCCCGCTCTTCTTTGCTTCGGCAAGAGCTTCTTGAATCACGTGGAAGCCCATAGCCGGAAGGCGATTCTTGTCGAAGTTCTGGAACGCAAGGCGGCTCGTGTTAGAAAGCCAGCTGCGGTTCACTTCGGGGTTGCAACGGGGCATCACGCGGTAGATGTGACCGTCGGCGTGATCAAGCCAAATATTTGCACCCAGGGAGTCGTCCATCGAAATCGTCGGCGTGTGAGACAAGAGCCAAACACGCTTCTGGAAACGGAAGTACTTCGCGGTCATAGCGCCCACGGGGCAAACGTCAGTCACGCACAAGTCATATTCGTGATCCAGCTTTTCGCCCGGGAACGTGGTAATGTAAGTATGGTCGGCGCGGCCGGCAAGCTGCAGCTGTTCGGAACCGGCAATGGTACGCATAAAGCGCACGCAACGGTCGCACTGCACGCAACGTTCTTCGTCGAGCAAAACACGGGGACCGAGGTCCACGTGCTTACCGCCACGGAGCTGACCCTTGGCATCAATGAACTGGTGTGCCGGATTGCCGTGGTAGTTCTTGCCGTATTCGGGGCGCATGCGGGATTCGTTCTGGCCCGCTTCCATAAAGTTTTCCTGCAAGGTGCATTCACCGGCCTTGTCGCAAATCGGGCAATCGAGCGGGTGGTTCACCAGCATGAATTCCTGCGTTGCCTTGCGGGCATTCTTCACACGGGCAGAGGATGCCGGCGTGTAAATCTTCATACCCGGCATAACCGGCGTGTAGCAGGCAATCACGAGCATACGGCCACGCGGGCCTTCTTGCTCCACCAAGCACTGGCGGCAGTTACCGGACACCGGCAAATACGGGTGGTAACAGACGTGAGGAGTTTCAATCCCGACAGCCTTGAGGGCTTCGAGCAGGTTCGTATCGCCAGGAACCATCACGGCCTTGTCGTCCACGAAGATTTCCACCTTCGGGCTATTCTCGGTCGGGAGTTTCGGCATGTTGTAGAAGTTACTCATATTATTACCAGAAAATTCCAGGACGATAGTTATCCTGAACACGCGGCTTGGCGTGGTCGGGGTTCTTTGCGATTAATTCATCAAAGTCGGCTCTGAACTTTGCAGTGTAGCTAGACACCGGGCCGCCGAGCGAGATAGACAGCGGGCAAATCGTCACGCCGCCAAATCCGCCAGAAAGGCTCTGCATCAGTTCCACGTCGCCATCGTGACCCTTGCCGTCGACAATCTGATTCAGAATGCGATGCAGAAGGCCCGTACCTTCGCGGCACGGAGTGCACTGGCCGCAAGATTCGTGGCTGTAGAAGTTGCCGAGCACGTTCAGGAGTTCAGCCATGTTGTGCGTATCGTTAATCACAATCATGGCGCCCGAACCGAACATAGTCTTCATCGAGGCGAGGCATTCATAGTCCATGGTGGCTACGGCACATTCGCCTGCGTTCAGCGGAGCGCAAGAAGAACCACCCGGAAGCACAGCCTTCAGGTTTCCGCCCACGACACCGCCGGCATAATCGTTAATCATCGTCATCATCGGAGTGCCAAGCGGAGCTTCGTACACGCCCGGATTCTTCACGTCGCCCGAGATGCAGAACACCTTGGTACCGCCAGCACGGGGCGTCCCCATCTTGGCGTATTCTTCGGGTTCATGCTGGAAAATCCACGGGAGAGCCATAATAGTTTCGACGTTGTTCACGCAAGTCGGAGACTTCCATGCACCGCTCACCGCCGGGAAAGGCGGCTTCAAGCGGGGCTGACCCTTCTGGCCTTCGAGCGAGTTAATAAGAGCAGTTTCTTCACCGCAAATGTAGGCGCCAGCGCCACGGTGAACAAAGATATCGAAACTGAACTTGGTTCCGCAAATGTTTTCGCCGAGGTAACCGGCGGCGTATGCCTGGTTCAAAGCCTTATTGAGGCTTTCGATGCAGGGCAGGAATTCGCCACGGCAGTAGATGTAAGCAGCGCGGCTACCGAGAGCCCAAGCAGCAATAATCAAGCCTTCGATCAAACGGTGCGGATCTTCCATCATCAGGAAGTGATCCTTAAACGTACCGCCTTCACCTTCGTCAGCGTTCACTACGATGTACACAGGCTTGCCGGAATTGCGCGGAACAAAGCTCCACTTCATACCGGTCGGGAAGCCAGCACCACCACGGCCACGGAGACCGGAGCGTTGCACGTAGTCAATCACTTCGAACTGGCTCATGTTGAACAAGCGTTCCGAAATGTTTGCGTAGCCGCCCAGTTTCTTGTAGACTTCAATGTCCTGGGCGCCCTTGCCAAAATTTCCTGTACAAACTTTTACTACTTCAGCCATAATTACTTAGCCTCCTCTACGGTCGCGGGCTTCTGAGTGGTAACCGCTTCCTTGGAAGGTTTTGCAGTGCGTTCGCCCGAAGTGGCAATCATGCGGTACACATCGCCGACCTTACCGGCAGCATCCACAAAAGCCTTGTCCTTCACGCCGGGTTCACCGACAGCGACCCAGTTGCTGCCGTCCTTCTTTTCGACGACAATCTTCGTGAATTCGGGAGCGCCCTTCCAAGTGAGGGTAGCACCATTTTCGTCAGCTTCAGCCTTCACGTTCAAAACCGGAGAAGGCGGAGCATAGTCAGCAACCTGCGGCTTGGCAGTTGCGCCCGGAGCACCGGGGTGGCCGCCGTGGCCCTTCACGATTCCGCCAAGCACATCGTGCTTCGGAACATCGTTCGCATGAGCCTTGCACCATTCAATAATGCGGTCAATGCTGACTTCCGTAAGCGTCGAGCCACGCTTCATTTTGAGTTCGCCATCGACCACGTCGGTCGCAAAGTCATCGTTCACAAGCATCATCGGGCCATTGCCGCAGCTACCGAGGCATTCCACCTGGAGCACGGTAAACAGGCCATCGGGAGTCGTTTCGCCAGACTTAACGCCGAGTTTGTTTTCGACATACTTGATAAGCGGCTGAGCACCCTTGATAGCGCAGCTGATGTTGCGGCAGAACTGCAACAGGAACTTGCCCTTGGGAGCGTGATTATACATGGTATAGAAAGTGGCAACGCCGAGAGCATGAGCCGGAGCGCAACCGCAAACGTTTGCAGCCCAGCGGATACCTTCGGTCGGAACCCAACCGAACACACCCTGCACAAGCCAAAGGACTTCGAGCAAAGCGCCCTGGCCCACCGGATAACGGCTGAGCAAGTCGGCGCAACGTTCCTTGATTTCAGGAGTGTCGAGCTTTGCGAGCACTTCCTTCGGAGCGGGCTGCGGAACAGCCTTGTTCACGTAGCCAAAAGTCTGACCCGGATCCGGAAGAGCGGGAATGGCTTCGCTCGGACCGTCGAACTTCAAATGGTTATTCGATACAAACTGAACTGCACCTTGAATATGTTGTGTCATCGGTCAAGTTCTCCAGCAATCATGTTAAGGCCAGGCAGTGTTGCCATAGAGTCGGCAAGGGTAAGGCCTTCGACCAGTTCGTTAAATGCAGACACATGGGCAAACGACGGGGAACGCACCTTGATACGGTACGGATGGCCAGAACCATCAGAAACGATGGTAAAGCCGAGTTCGCCGTTAGCGCATTCGCTTGCGCAGTAGTATTCGCCTTCGGGCACGCGGATGCCTTCGTACACGCTCTTAAAGCGGCCGATAAGAGCTTCCATGTCCTGGTAGGCAAGCTTGTGTGCGGGCACGCGGATGCGTGGGTCGACAATGTCGACCGGGCCCGGAGCGAGGCGCTTCAGGGCCTGGCGCACAATCTTCACAGATTCTTCGATTTCAGCAAGACGCACCTGCAGACGGTCGTTGGCGTCGCCCTGCGTGCCGACCACGACTTCCCAGTCGTAGGTTTCGTAGTCGTAGTAAGGTTCATCCTTGCGGAGGTCGCTTTCGACACCCGTCGCACGCAGACACGGCCCTGTCCAGCCGTAGCTGATAGCGCGTTCGGCAGAGATCTTGCCAACGCCCACGGTACGGTCAAGGAAGATACGGTTACGGTCCAAGCAGGCATGCAGATCCTTGAGGGCCTTTTCCACCGACTTGCAAGCAGCCAAGACGTCTTCTTCGAAGCCATCGTAGCTGTCGCGGTAGAGGCCACCGATACGGGCAAAGCTGTTCGTAAGGCGTGCGCCCGTGAGCTTTTCCCAAATCAGCATGATTTCTTCACGCGGGTTAAAGGCGTACATGAACGGAGTCGTACCGCCCAAATCCTGGAATGCGGCAGCCACGCAAATAAAGTGGTCGTTGATACGAGAGAGTTCGTTCACAATCACGCGGAGCACCTTGGTGCGTTCCGGGATTTCGATACCGTACATGTTTTCCACAGCGCGGCAGAATGCAATGTTGTTCATCATTGCAGAGCAGTAGTTCAAGCGGTCGGTGTAAGGAATCACCTGCTGCCAGGTGCCGCGTTCGACCATCTTTTCAAAGCCACGGTGCATAAAGCCAATTTCATGGACACCGGCCACGATGGTTTCGCCATCGAGGGCAGCCAGCAAGCGCACGCAGTGGTGGGTCGCCGGATGCGTCGGGCCCACGTTCAGGGCCATCAGGTTTACTTTTTCGCCATTCGGGTCAAGTACGATCATTCTCTGATACTCCCTTCAAGGTATTCTTCTTCGACAGGCATGATTTCCTTAGAACGCTGGACAATCTTGTAGCCCTTGGATTCCAAGCGCTTTTCGAGTTCCGGAACCAAGAAATCGGTCGTCGAGAGCCACTGGCGCTTCTGGGCAGGATAATCCTTACGGAGCGGGTGGCCCACAAATTCAACATGGTTCAAAATGCGGCGCAGGTCCGGGTGGCCCGAGAACACGATACCGTACTGGTCATAAACTTCGCGTTCAAGCCAGTTGGCACTTGCATACAGGTCAGTCACGGTCGGCACCTTCAAGTCGGCTTCGCTGACTAGCACCTTAAGACGGACGCGGCGACCCGGGTTCTTCATGCTCTTAAAGGCGTAGCTCACCGCGAAACGGGGGCCTTCGTAATTGGGGTAAGTGAGGTAATCGATACCAGCGAGATCGAGGAGCATGTCCATCTGCATCGAGGGATCGTTCTTCAAGAATTCGACAGCGTTGTGCAGGTATTCCTTCGGGATTACCACGCAGGTATCCCATTTGGCCTTATTGTCACGCTTGCCACCAAATTTGGATTCAAGGACGTCAATCACGGATTCCATCATTACTCCTTCCAGAACTGGGCTTTTTTGACAAGTTCCTGTTCTTTTTCAGCCACAAATTCCTTGATTTCGGCAGTCTTTTCACGGGCAAACTCGCGGGCTTCCGCCTTCGCCTGTTCGGTCTTTGCCTTGATCATTTCGAGCTGATCTTTCACGCGTTCGGCGCGCTGCTTCATATAAGATTCGTCCTTGATCTTCTTCTGCAGGTCAAACATGGCCTCGAAGAATGCTTCCGGACGGCTGGGGCAACCACCGATATACACGTCCACCGGGATAATATGGTCGATACCCGGCACAGTGCAGTAACAGTCATAAAAACCACCCGAACTAGCGCAAGCACCCATGGCGATCACCCAGCGGGGTTCTGCCATCTGTTCGTACATGCGCTTCAGAATCGGAGCCTGCTTATAAGAAATAGTACCTGCGACCAGCAACACATCGGACTGACGCGGCGTAAAACGCACGTATTCAGAACCGATACGAGACAAGTCGTAGCGACCCACTTCGGTACTCATGAATTCGATTGCACAGCAAGCGGTTCCGTAAGGAAACGGCCACAGGGAGTTGGTACGGCCCCAATTGACTAGAAAATCAAGAGAAGTCGTAATGAAATTCGGCTTTTCTGCCTCATTACTCATAGGAGATTACCTCTTTAAATGCGGGGTAAAAGATAGAATTTTCAGGCCACGGGTTTTGCGATTCTGGCCCTAGGTATCAAAAAAAAAGCAATAATCTTTATTAGCTAAATCTAACTTTTTAAAAAGGATTTTTTTGTGACAGGTCGCACATTTTCCCCCGAAATAGGGTATATTCATAAGGTATACTTGAAACCCCCGCCATTTTTTTGTAGTTTTGGCGCGGTTTTGGTATGTTGAGGCAGTAATGGATATTGCGCTGTACAATAGTATTTATCTTGATTTTAGGTCCAAACTCCTGGGCCCTATTTTCAGTACAGAAGAAATATTCGCCACTTTAGCAAGAAACCTGGCTCCCCTAGCAAAAATCGCAAATATCGGCTACATCAACTGCTTGTATTACGCACCGGTCAGCCAATTTGCCCCTAACGGGATTTCCGGGGAATTCACTGCCTTCCACGACAAGCAAAATCTGCCGGAAAAGCCTACCAACCCCGACTTTTCCGAAACCATGACCACGGGCGAACAGGGATCCTTCACCTTCCAGGCCCACCCCATCCAAGGACACGCCTTTACCGACGACGAAAGACAGGTCGTCCAACTCCTCAGTTGGGACTTCTTTATTCTTTCGGGCCGGGCACGGCTCATGGGCAACACCCGCAAGGCGGCCATTTCGGATCCCATGACCGGGGCATACAACCAGGCAGGTATTTTCGCTTTCACGCAGCAGTTTATTGGCGACAACCTCAAAGATTATACCGGCCACTTTATTAACCTCAAGAATTTTAGGTACATCAACAAGGCCTTGGGCAACAATATGGGTGACCTCGCCCTTAAGATGTATGTCAAGCAGATTCTTCTGTTCCTTGACAATGCCGAAATGATTGCCCGACTCGGTGGCGACAACTTCTTTGTTTTGACCAAGAAAAGCCACCATCAAGAATTTATCGACAAGTTTACCGTTTGCGAATTGACTGCAAGCCAGGGACCAAAGCCTCTGAATATTCGCCTGCAGACACGCATTGGCGTATACCATATCGAAGACAACGTGATTGTCGGTGACGCCCTGAACAATTGCGCCATCGCTATGCAGGCTGCAAGAATCATCAAAACTCGCGACGTGGTATACTTTACCAAGGAAATGCAAATTCAGTCCATTCACCAGAGAGAAATCTCGACTGAATTCCATAACGCCATGCGTAACCGCGAACTGGTCGTGTTCTACCAGCCCAAAGTCTGCCTCGAAAACAACCGCATCAATGGCGCCGAAGCCTTGGCTCGTTGGGTCCGCCACAAGACCATCATTCCGCCCATGGACTTCATTCCGGTTCTAGAACGCGAAGGCACCATTTGCGAATTGGACTTTTACGTTTTCGAAACGGCCTGCAACGACATCAGCGAATGGCTCAAAGCAGGCATTACGCCCGTGTGCATTTCTTCAAACTTCTCGAAGCTGCACTTGCGCAACGAAAACTTTGCCGACCGCATTCTCGAAATCCTGCGTAAGTACGAAATCGAAGGCAAGTACATCGAAGTGGAACTGACCGAAGTGTCCGACTTTGATGACACGATTGCCATGCAGAAATTCATCGACATCATGCGCAAGAATGGCATCGGAGTTGCCATCGATGACTTTGGCACCGGCTATTCTACCCTGAATGTGCTCAAGGATTACAACATCAGCGTTGTAAAAATTGACAAGTCGCTGTTGAATAACATCGGTAAAGAAAACTCCCACGACGAAATCGTCCTGAGAAACGTGGTCAAAATGGCCAGCGAACTAAACAAGGACGTAATCGCTGAAGGTGTAGAAACTCAAGAACAGGCTGATTACCTAAAGCGAATCAACTGCGGCAGCGCCCAGGGCTTCCTTTTCGACAAGCCGTTGGTCCGCGACGATTTCTTAAAGCGTCTCGTTGACGGATATATTTACTAACACCCAAAGTGCTAATTTAGTTGGCAGAACTTAGCTAGTAGAGATTCTATTTGCTATATTCATTCTATAATGAAGAATCTCGTTCACGATAGAAAGATATGCCTTGCCTGTGCAGGCTGTGTAGGGACTTGCCCTAAAATGGCGCTCGACATGTACGGGCTTGATTTGCAGATTGATCACGAAAAATGCATCAAGTGCGGCATTTGCACTAGAACATGCCCCGTAGGCGCATTAAAAATCGTGGAGGTGAACGATGCTTGATTCCCGTTACGATGTCGTAGTCATTGGTGCCGGCCCCGGCGGTTGTGTTGCAGCCCGCAATTTGGCTCGCGCAGGCCACAAGGTGCTGTTGCTCGAAAAGCGCGAAAAGATTGGTTATCCCGTGCGCTGTGGCGAAGCGAGCACGACGCTTGCCGACTTGAAGACTTACGGTCCGATTGACGACAGCTGTATTGAAAGCATTATTAACGGGCTCTACATTTATGGCCCTGGTGGCGTGAACATCGAAGTTCCAAAGCCCGCCACCGGCATCATGCTCAATCGTGAAATTTTTGACCCGTGGCTAGCAAAGCTTGCCGCCGACGATGGCGTCCAAGTAGAGACATGCGCCCGCGCCGAATTCGTAAGCGATGTCGAAGGCGATGAACGCATGGTCCGCGTTGTCCTCGGTAAAGGCGACGGAAATGGGTCGGTTACGACAACGAGCACGCAAGAAATTTATGCAAAGATGGTCATCGCCGCCGATGGAGTCGAAAGCCGTATCGGTCGTATCGTCGGTCTGGACTGCGGACAAAAAGTAATGCAGACCTGCACAGGCGTCGACATTCAGGTGCAAGGTCTCTTGACCAGGCCCGATTACTTGACCTTCTGGCAGGGCCACGACTTTATTAACGACGGCTACATCTGGAGTTTCCCGAAACAGAAGTCTAACGTCACAAACTTCGGCGCAGGTTTCTTGATAACTAACAAGAACCGTCCGAACATTCTCGAAGTCACCATGGATTGGCTCGAAAAGCTTTTCCCGGGTGCAAAAATCAATCATACCGTCGGCGGAGTCATTCCTGTTTCGAGCGTTCTCAAGAATTATACGCTTGACCGTTTCGCCCTCGTGGGCGATGCCGCCCACCACACCAACCCGCTCACGGGTGGTGGCATTGCTGCCGCAATGAGGGCGGGCAGATTCTGCGCCGAATACGTCGACCAAGGTCTTAAGGCGAACAACCTCTCGAAGGAATTCTTGAAGCAGTACGAAAACCGTTGCTACGGTTACTTCGGCAAGATGCACGACTTCGAATACAAGTTCCGCAGGTTCCTGCTCGCGATTAACCGCGCAGACCAAATCGAACTTTACAAGGTCCTGCAAGGTTTCGCTCTTAGTGGATACAAAAAGAGCGCCTTCCTCAAGACGCCCATTAAGACAACCAAGTTCCTGTACAAGTTCTGGAAGTTCAAGTAGTCGCTAAAACAATTCGTCTACTTTTGTTTTGGCAAGCACGCGGTTGTAAATAATCCGCTTGCCTTTTACGCCATCGGTAGCGCACACATGATCTGTGGGCGGTTTCAAAATTGAAGTCACCAAATGAGCGGCCACCGTTTCGGCATGAACCGGGCGCACGTAGGCCGGAATCCATTCAGGATGTCTCCCGATTGTCTTTTGCAACAATTCTTCGCCAAAGCGCTTGTCCTTATGTTTGCCAAGCAACAATGACGGGCGAACAAGCGTAAGCGTTTCAAAGCCCATCATGTCAAGGCCTTCTTCCAATTGCCCCTTAAGGCGATTGTAGAAGTACGGCGAATGACTGTCGGCACCCATGGCACTCACGCACAAGAAGTTTTTCACCCCCGCCTTTTTGGCAATGGCAGCAAGCTTGAGCGGAAGCCTCAAGTCAATTTTTTCTTGAGCGGCCTTGCTCCCCGCCTGTTTCCTTGTTGTACCCAAGCAACAGACGACTGCATCACAACCGACAAAGCCCGCATAGAAAAACATTCGCAAAGCATCGTTATCTTGTTCAAAATCAACTTGCTTAAAGTCTAATTTCGATGTCCCTTCAAGAATTCCAAGATCGTTCAAATCAGGGATCTTCCTTACAGGGCAAAAAACTCGCACGACCTGCGGGAGGCGCACGAGTAATTTCAAGACATTTTTGCCAACAAGGCCCGTAGAGCCTAAAACAGCAATTTTCATTGTATTATCTACGGATTCTGCAGAGCGGCAAGAGAATCAAGCGTAGCCTGATGCTTTTCGGTATACATATAACCTAATTCGATTCCACGAACCGGGAGCAATGTCACGAGGTTTGCTTCATCTACGACCA contains:
- a CDS encoding complex I subunit 1 family protein; its protein translation is MDIIESKTWVEWVITIAKFGFCFVPVLYILLLIPMERRGAGFMQDRQGPNRSYIKVPFFGKVRLFGYVQNMCDGTKLFFKEMFAPKGSKKFLYYVAPAIPFAIVFLSPCVIPWFGPMVFEWGDKVVRIAGPILDSEVGILLLFGFSSLSAYGAVLAGLSSRSKYSYLGSLRTTAMTISYEVCQGLSMMGLLVLAGSFSLTDIVSWQEHHVWGIVAQPVAFFCFLIATIAETGRAPFDVAEGEPELVAGYHTEYGAMQFGLFYMGEYSHICISSLLVATLFLGGYSVPFVTTETIQAHMGGSLAILCWVLAFFALAFLHMIYRYSRKLRASAQANKMEILQEYKLYKGVAWIATLVLIGAGVASWLFYNPEYSMVNGVMVNSLGAALGTAAIHLLVLLAKSVFFCWVWIWVRWTLPRFRYDHVMHLGWKIILNIAILNLVVTAVVAKLMGGN
- a CDS encoding 2Fe-2S iron-sulfur cluster-binding protein; amino-acid sequence: MSNFYNMPKLPTENSPKVEIFVDDKAVMVPGDTNLLEALKAVGIETPHVCYHPYLPVSGNCRQCLVEQEGPRGRMLVIACYTPVMPGMKIYTPASSARVKNARKATQEFMLVNHPLDCPICDKAGECTLQENFMEAGQNESRMRPEYGKNYHGNPAHQFIDAKGQLRGGKHVDLGPRVLLDEERCVQCDRCVRFMRTIAGSEQLQLAGRADHTYITTFPGEKLDHEYDLCVTDVCPVGAMTAKYFRFQKRVWLLSHTPTISMDDSLGANIWLDHADGHIYRVMPRCNPEVNRSWLSNTSRLAFQNFDKNRLPAMGFHVIQEALAEAKKSGGKIALVAGGSCTNEDLAALRMLKESLGDSAELFGGTFKKVGAPDGIAMSGDPLANRAGFKLLGIADNNLEDLVKRASEFKVLVTVNNDVFGEGGAAASALEKIPTRIAFTPFNDATANKATLAFGIRHWSEIQGTMVNSLNILQKLSACPVCPDEKLRPAYEVLSELAGSKFETAFDAFKKAGEYASVLAGLSYDTIKNTGKLLEGGNA
- the nuoF gene encoding NADH-quinone oxidoreductase subunit NuoF — its product is MAEVVKVCTGNFGKGAQDIEVYKKLGGYANISERLFNMSQFEVIDYVQRSGLRGRGGAGFPTGMKWSFVPRNSGKPVYIVVNADEGEGGTFKDHFLMMEDPHRLIEGLIIAAWALGSRAAYIYCRGEFLPCIESLNKALNQAYAAGYLGENICGTKFSFDIFVHRGAGAYICGEETALINSLEGQKGQPRLKPPFPAVSGAWKSPTCVNNVETIMALPWIFQHEPEEYAKMGTPRAGGTKVFCISGDVKNPGVYEAPLGTPMMTMINDYAGGVVGGNLKAVLPGGSSCAPLNAGECAVATMDYECLASMKTMFGSGAMIVINDTHNMAELLNVLGNFYSHESCGQCTPCREGTGLLHRILNQIVDGKGHDGDVELMQSLSGGFGGVTICPLSISLGGPVSSYTAKFRADFDELIAKNPDHAKPRVQDNYRPGIFW
- a CDS encoding NAD(P)H-dependent oxidoreductase subunit E, which produces MTQHIQGAVQFVSNNHLKFDGPSEAIPALPDPGQTFGYVNKAVPQPAPKEVLAKLDTPEIKERCADLLSRYPVGQGALLEVLWLVQGVFGWVPTEGIRWAANVCGCAPAHALGVATFYTMYNHAPKGKFLLQFCRNISCAIKGAQPLIKYVENKLGVKSGETTPDGLFTVLQVECLGSCGNGPMMLVNDDFATDVVDGELKMKRGSTLTEVSIDRIIEWCKAHANDVPKHDVLGGIVKGHGGHPGAPGATAKPQVADYAPPSPVLNVKAEADENGATLTWKGAPEFTKIVVEKKDGSNWVAVGEPGVKDKAFVDAAGKVGDVYRMIATSGERTAKPSKEAVTTQKPATVEEAK
- a CDS encoding NADH-quinone oxidoreductase subunit D → MIVLDPNGEKVNLMALNVGPTHPATHHCVRLLAALDGETIVAGVHEIGFMHRGFEKMVERGTWQQVIPYTDRLNYCSAMMNNIAFCRAVENMYGIEIPERTKVLRVIVNELSRINDHFICVAAAFQDLGGTTPFMYAFNPREEIMLIWEKLTGARLTNSFARIGGLYRDSYDGFEEDVLAACKSVEKALKDLHACLDRNRIFLDRTVGVGKISAERAISYGWTGPCLRATGVESDLRKDEPYYDYETYDWEVVVGTQGDANDRLQVRLAEIEESVKIVRQALKRLAPGPVDIVDPRIRVPAHKLAYQDMEALIGRFKSVYEGIRVPEGEYYCASECANGELGFTIVSDGSGHPYRIKVRSPSFAHVSAFNELVEGLTLADSMATLPGLNMIAGELDR
- a CDS encoding NADH-quinone oxidoreductase subunit C; its protein translation is MMESVIDVLESKFGGKRDNKAKWDTCVVIPKEYLHNAVEFLKNDPSMQMDMLLDLAGIDYLTYPNYEGPRFAVSYAFKSMKNPGRRVRLKVLVSEADLKVPTVTDLYASANWLEREVYDQYGIVFSGHPDLRRILNHVEFVGHPLRKDYPAQKRQWLSTTDFLVPELEKRLESKGYKIVQRSKEIMPVEEEYLEGSIRE
- the nuoB gene encoding NADH-quinone oxidoreductase subunit NuoB, with amino-acid sequence MSNEAEKPNFITTSLDFLVNWGRTNSLWPFPYGTACCAIEFMSTEVGRYDLSRIGSEYVRFTPRQSDVLLVAGTISYKQAPILKRMYEQMAEPRWVIAMGACASSGGFYDCYCTVPGIDHIIPVDVYIGGCPSRPEAFFEAMFDLQKKIKDESYMKQRAERVKDQLEMIKAKTEQAKAEAREFAREKTAEIKEFVAEKEQELVKKAQFWKE
- a CDS encoding bifunctional diguanylate cyclase/phosphodiesterase, translated to MDIALYNSIYLDFRSKLLGPIFSTEEIFATLARNLAPLAKIANIGYINCLYYAPVSQFAPNGISGEFTAFHDKQNLPEKPTNPDFSETMTTGEQGSFTFQAHPIQGHAFTDDERQVVQLLSWDFFILSGRARLMGNTRKAAISDPMTGAYNQAGIFAFTQQFIGDNLKDYTGHFINLKNFRYINKALGNNMGDLALKMYVKQILLFLDNAEMIARLGGDNFFVLTKKSHHQEFIDKFTVCELTASQGPKPLNIRLQTRIGVYHIEDNVIVGDALNNCAIAMQAARIIKTRDVVYFTKEMQIQSIHQREISTEFHNAMRNRELVVFYQPKVCLENNRINGAEALARWVRHKTIIPPMDFIPVLEREGTICELDFYVFETACNDISEWLKAGITPVCISSNFSKLHLRNENFADRILEILRKYEIEGKYIEVELTEVSDFDDTIAMQKFIDIMRKNGIGVAIDDFGTGYSTLNVLKDYNISVVKIDKSLLNNIGKENSHDEIVLRNVVKMASELNKDVIAEGVETQEQADYLKRINCGSAQGFLFDKPLVRDDFLKRLVDGYIY
- a CDS encoding 4Fe-4S binding protein, with translation MKNLVHDRKICLACAGCVGTCPKMALDMYGLDLQIDHEKCIKCGICTRTCPVGALKIVEVNDA